In Sphingobacterium sp. R2, the genomic stretch CGAATAGCCCCACCATTTTTTACCATGTCCGTCAATGAGCCCACGTCCTTGGATACTGATATTCTCTAGATTATTACCGTAAAATAATGGCGAAAAGTTTGTAACAACAGTTCCTTCCCAACGAGATTCAACCATAGGTAAATACTCATCAAAATTATCGCTAAAATGTAACTCCGCTCCAGCATCGATATAAATCGTAATATTACTTTTAAGATGAATGGGCCCGGTAACGTATTTTCCAGCTGGAAAATAAATCGTCCCCCCGCCTCTATTGGACGCTGCTGTAATAGCTTTTTTGATAGCCAATGTATTACTTCCGGTGCTGTCCTTCCGACCACCAAAATCCATGACGTTAAGCCAAGTTTGTGCCTGCAAACCCAACATGAATAAACAGAGTAATACAGTTATTATTCCATGACGATAGCTCTTTCTGATCATATTACTTTAAGTTAATCTTACAATTTTTTAAATCCTTTTGTTGCATTGACTTTACACCGTCCACATAGATGGTCAGTCCCTTGCCTTTATGATATTTCTCGCCAGTGACATCCCAGTAAATAGCAATGTTCTTATTGTGATACGTTAACTGGGTGAGTGAAAAGTAGTCCCATTGATCTTTCGAAATCAACGGTTTTATCTCAAGAATGGGATTAGTCTGTGGTTTTATTCCAATTAGATCCTGAATAATGACATCCGCAAATGTAGAATGATTATAAAACTTACTTCTCGGATGATCTCCCTTCAACCATTCGCCAGTTTTCTCATCTTGATATTCACCGATGTAGGGTTTACCATTCATCACATGGGATTTGGCATATTTATGGATCTGCTCGTATAAATCGTTTGCATCAACTGCTTTATTCCTTTTATAATCGCTTAAATAATTAGCCATCCCCCTGATGGTCTGTGAACTTGTAAAAGGCCAAATTGCACCATCCCATTCACAGCTATGTCCAGTTCCACGGGTTCGAAATGTCGGTTCACGCCGCTCAGCCGTAGTTGTTCCCCAAGGTGCATTAAATCCTGCGGTATCAGGTAGCTGCAGCCAAGCTTTTCCATAAGCTGTTCTATCCGGAGGTAAATGGAAATACCATGGGATAAAACCAATTGCTTCCCGCGTGGGGTGTAGCCCCCCTTTTTCCATCTTTGTTTTAAAAAACTGATCTTCGTTGTCCCACAGGGAATCCAATACCAATTGGCGTAAAGTCTGTGCATAGGACTTGTATTTTCTCTCTAATTTTGGATTAGACACCAATTTGGCAATTTTCGCAATCGCTACAGCGTTTCCATACATATAGCTATTGATTGACGGACGCATATTGTGAACCTTACGTCCACCCGACACCGACTCTTCCATACCATCTTGAACGTCAAATTGCCAAAAGAGCCCATTTTTAGTCTTTCTTTCTTTTTCCCACTTTTCAAAATCCAAATCCAAATCCAATAGACGGTCTTGTAGATATTGATTATCAGGATTAACTTTACAATAAGCTAATAAGGCATCAGGTAGCCACGAGCTGAATTGATGAAATCTTGGCTTCGATTGATTCTTGTCTGCATGATAAAGCCAAAAGTCGACGTATTCTTTTAGAAATGCATTGTCACGAATCCACCTTCCTTCATACAAATGGTGTCCGAGCGCACAACTGATTGAATTGTATTTTCCAGCATGCTTTACTGGCTCAATAAATTCGGTCACCAAGGTGCCTTCCGGACTAGATTTGATATGTTTTCGGTAAGACCACCATCGAAAATAATAAGTTTGCTCGATGTCCTTATCCGGACATTCAAATAAAGGAATATTAGCCATCATCCAGTCATAGGCATCCTTATTCGAAATATTATTGATTACTGCTTCGTTATCATTTTTGTTAAACTCTTGAACATAGCTATGAACTTTATCTTCTAATTTTTGCTGTGCCTTTACATACGATAGCGCAAAGAAAAGAAGCGCAAGAATAGATTTTATAATTTTCATTCCTTATTTAATATCAAAAAAGTTGAAGTAGATGTATGGTATTCTCGTAAAATACCCACTTCGTTTAAGTTATTTATCCTGTACTATCCTGAAGGACATGGTTGTATTTACAATTTGGTTCCACGATAATAGCCAAACAAGTCGTCAAGATCATCTCCTTGATTGTCCACGTCTGCATTATATGAATTAGAGAGTTCCTCATGATCCACTATACCCAAAATAAGCACCTCTCCTTTTGGAATCTTCAGCTCATTGACCCCTGGAGGAAAGGAATAGGTATGAATATCGACCATGGGCATGTATTGTATTCGTATAGCATTACGTATTCTTGCCTCTGCTTGACCAAAATCATTTGCACTTGCATCAATTTCCAGTATAGGTTTAGGCGCAAAAACTTTGTCATTACTATTAAAATAACCAATCAATATCTTCACTGCTTTATTATTCTTAAAGCGAAGATGTGTTCCCTGAATCTTTTGCTTTTCGGTATTAATCTGTACCGCTTGCAGTCCTTCCAATTCGTTGGCCAGATGGGTAACCACTAACTCCTGATCTGCATACAATTTTGCGCCCTTTTTCAATGGAATAAGTTGCTGATCATCCAAAAACGTAATCTCTTCTGACTTTAATACCGCTTTGGCCTGTGTATAGACATCCGAAATTGTAGCTAAAGAATCTATCGCATGTTTAAAATTATTCAACTCCGCTTCAAATACAGGAAGCATCTCTTTCCAGTGAACGAACGAAGCATCAGCTCCACGCATAGGTATCTTACGTTGTTTAGTCTGCATGCTATTTGCATATAAATAGGCCTGATTTGTGATCTGCGTAAGTTTTCGATATTCCGTCACACTTTGCTCCAAATCTGGCAGCGCTTTCCGAAGCGCGCCAAGATCATGGGAATACTTGTATTGAAGTAGCTGAATAGCTGCCTTAACCTTATAGCTATAATGATTGGCCAACAATTGATGAATTCGTATATCAGTAAGCCAGCGATTAAATTCTGCAACATTTTTCATTGGTTTTCCTAACCCCTTAATCAGCGCGGCTGCACGATCTCCATGTTTCACAATTTCTTCCGACACTTGGAGAGGTGTCTCCCCAACATGGCCTTCCTTGTGGTAATCTCTCTCAACATAATCAATTATCATTTCTCCTTCCGGAGCTTCAGATTCATAAAGAAGAGTAAACAGACCATAACGATAAGGATTTATCAATTGCGTCATCAGCATTCCGAGTGAAGATGTCTGTCTATTACCATCTGTAATACCAAATCGCCTAAGTATTTTGGGCGATATCTCACCAATTTCTTCGATAGCCAATAGTAAATTCAGTGCATCCTTCTCGGGAATGCCATAATATCGGGAAAGTTCATTCGACCAATAAGATTGCTCTTGTGACAAACCTCGATTTTCATTCCAAGCATATCGTGACCATGCCTTGTACCACATCCAGTCGCGATCTACCTGAAGCAATCTATTATTTACCTTGTCTGCTGCATATGGCCAGTCCCAGTAAGATGCCTGGGGGTAAATATGAATACCGTTTGAATGATGAACTTCGTGCATGGCTTTGACCGATTTTTGGATAAAATCAGGTGAGCCATATCTAAATGGTTCCAAGTTGGCTAAAATATGAACATTCTGAATATGGACAGTACCAATGGCACTTAAAGAGCGATGTAACTCGGCCCACTTCCCTCTTGGCGTATAGGTGGTCAGCGCCTCACCATTATATTTAGCCATAGTATAGAGGTTTTTATAAATTGGTAATGCAGCTTTCATAACAGCTGGTGCATCAGTATCGTGGGCTCTTAAAATAATCGGTGGCTCATCATGAGTACTTGATGCATGTAATCCGTCCTGTACTCCCGGAATGATGGTATTGGTAAACCAGTTAATATCATCTTGACCGACTCCCTCCATTGCCTCGCCCAACGTGATTAGTAATCCGACGTTTGGATACTTAGCCACAAAAGCAGCAATACTTTTGCGGGTGTAATCAGAAATTAGCGGTGTAATAGCGCGATTGCGCTCTTGAGTTTTTAACCCATGACGATCTGCAAAAGGCTTCGGCAGGATGATGTTATAAAACATCTGTATAATCCAAATCCCCCTTTTATTAGCTTCTTTGGTCAAAAAAGTATAGATCTCTTCGTTTTTATCAAATGTTGTCTCATCTACTTCAAGCGCATAAGAATAATCTTTTAATTTCACCAATGAAGAAAAAGGGTGCCCATTCCATAAATACAAAGCATTATACCTGTTTTCAACCATCATATCCAAATACTTCAACCACAATTTTTTATCATAAAACCATGGAAAAGATTCAGGTGTATAAGGATATTCGTAAATATCATGCCCCGGCAAATACGCAGTTTTTTGAAGACCAATGCTTGTGCCACGCATAACCATTTTTGGTCCATCGGCCAAAAAGAATGGCCCAGCGTTCAGCCAATGCCTATCTGCCAGCAACGCCATACAGCCATACAAAACCCCCGATTCATCCGTACCAATCAAGGTGATCGGATCTGTTTTGCTCTTTCGAAATAGAACAAAATGTTCTTTTTCAATCAATTTACTCCTGATTGAGTCCGGTAAAGATTTTCTTTGTACTGCCGTACTTACCTCAATATCGAGATCGTCGGTCACACTTGATTTAATCAATTCTTTTTGTAACAGGTCAACTGCATATTGAAATCGTTCTTGATTTGCAATTCCTTCCAGCGTGTAACGAACGGTACTCCTTTTATTTCCAGCATAAAGTTCAGCAAGTATTGAAAAGACACAAAGAAACACGCATAATAGTCTTTTGCACATAATTGGTTATTTATAATTCACTAATAAATGTTAATTTTACATATAAAATTTCAAACATTAAAATTCGTATCTCGTTTTTTACAAAGGAGATGCTTTACAAATGCAGATTTCTCTATTATTAACTAGAATATTTTAGTATTTTAGAGCATACTCAACACAAATTCATTGAAAAAATATTTGCTATTTCTAGATACAGAAACATCCGGCCTACCGAAAAAATGGAATAAAAGGTACACAGAAAGCGATAATTGGCCACATGTACTGCAATTGGCCTGGATCATTTTTGACGAAGCCCAAAATGAGATCAAACGGAGCAACAAATATATCTACGAACCACTCATTCCAATCAGTCCGGCATCGGAGCAAATTCATGGGTTAACGCCCCCATTCTTAAGGCAATATGGTGAGAAGAAAAAAGATGTGTTGCGCAAGTTCAGTCATGACATCAAAAAATATAAACCGCAGCTTGTTGGACATTTCCTTTCCT encodes the following:
- a CDS encoding glycoside hydrolase is translated as MKIIKSILALLFFALSYVKAQQKLEDKVHSYVQEFNKNDNEAVINNISNKDAYDWMMANIPLFECPDKDIEQTYYFRWWSYRKHIKSSPEGTLVTEFIEPVKHAGKYNSISCALGHHLYEGRWIRDNAFLKEYVDFWLYHADKNQSKPRFHQFSSWLPDALLAYCKVNPDNQYLQDRLLDLDLDFEKWEKERKTKNGLFWQFDVQDGMEESVSGGRKVHNMRPSINSYMYGNAVAIAKIAKLVSNPKLERKYKSYAQTLRQLVLDSLWDNEDQFFKTKMEKGGLHPTREAIGFIPWYFHLPPDRTAYGKAWLQLPDTAGFNAPWGTTTAERREPTFRTRGTGHSCEWDGAIWPFTSSQTIRGMANYLSDYKRNKAVDANDLYEQIHKYAKSHVMNGKPYIGEYQDEKTGEWLKGDHPRSKFYNHSTFADVIIQDLIGIKPQTNPILEIKPLISKDQWDYFSLTQLTYHNKNIAIYWDVTGEKYHKGKGLTIYVDGVKSMQQKDLKNCKINLK
- a CDS encoding exonuclease domain-containing protein, translated to MKKYLLFLDTETSGLPKKWNKRYTESDNWPHVLQLAWIIFDEAQNEIKRSNKYIYEPLIPISPASEQIHGLTPPFLRQYGEKKKDVLRKFSHDIKKYKPQLVGHFLSFDLQVLSAEFYRSNLTLPFGEIAYFCTLLHSKRYVRNPNMVHLPLSLLHESLFLSPPEHLHDAEKDAEITAKCYFEMIKRKDLTHQDILNQQIEFHNIF